In the genome of Neisseria animaloris, one region contains:
- a CDS encoding DeoR/GlpR family DNA-binding transcription regulator, which produces MPRILRHEKIIALVREHNFMPIEKLARELDVTPQTIRRDINQLCEENILRRYHGGAALGDSSEDDDFQSQKAKLQIEKAHIADLVAANIPDNASLFMSIGTTIEAVAMALVKSHKNLRVITNNIHVAAIMSGRSDCTVIITSGVVRPVDGGVTGVATVDFINQFKVDYAVLSASGVEQDGSLLDFDYKEVSVMRAMMQNARLRYLAFDHSKFGRNALVRMGDITEFDSVFTDSVPDEAMCNRLEAAGVEWFVAERDTDDE; this is translated from the coding sequence ATGCCACGCATCCTACGACACGAAAAAATCATTGCATTGGTACGAGAACATAACTTCATGCCGATTGAGAAATTGGCACGAGAATTAGATGTTACGCCGCAAACCATCCGCCGCGATATCAACCAGCTTTGCGAAGAAAACATTTTGCGCCGTTATCATGGCGGGGCGGCACTGGGTGACAGTTCGGAAGACGACGATTTTCAAAGCCAAAAAGCTAAATTGCAAATAGAAAAAGCACATATTGCCGATTTGGTTGCTGCCAATATTCCCGATAATGCGTCGCTGTTTATGAGTATCGGCACCACCATCGAAGCCGTAGCAATGGCTTTGGTGAAAAGCCATAAAAACTTGCGCGTTATTACCAATAATATTCATGTTGCCGCCATTATGTCGGGCCGTAGCGACTGCACGGTTATCATTACCTCTGGAGTCGTGCGTCCGGTCGACGGCGGTGTTACCGGTGTGGCAACCGTTGATTTTATCAATCAGTTTAAAGTCGATTATGCCGTCTTAAGCGCATCCGGTGTCGAGCAAGACGGTTCGCTGCTGGATTTTGACTATAAAGAAGTCAGTGTGATGAGGGCCATGATGCAGAATGCCCGCTTGCGTTATTTGGCTTTCGACCACAGTAAATTCGGCCGCAATGCTTTGGTGCGGATGGGTGATATTACGGAGTTCGATTCGGTGTTTACCGACAGCGTGCCCGACGAAGCCATGTGCAACCGCCTTGAAGCGGCGGGCGTAGAATGGTTTGTAGCAGAACGCGATACCGATGATGAATAA
- the secA gene encoding preprotein translocase subunit SecA, producing the protein MLTNLAKKVFGSRNDRLLKQYRKTVAKINARETEMQALSDEALQAKTAEFKERLAKGETLDDILEEAFAVCREASRRVLGMRHFDVQLIGGMVLHNGKIAEMRTGEGKTLVATLAVYLNALNGKGVHVVTVNDYLAARDAGIMEPLYNFLGLTVGVIISDMQPFFRQTAYNADITYGTNNEFGFDYLRDNMVTDQYDKVQRDLAFAVVDEVDSILIDEARTPLIISGQADDNVQLYQTMDKVPLRLSRQETEEGEGDYWVDEKGHTVILSEAGHEHAEDILAEMGLLQEGDSLYSAANIMLMHHLMAALRAHTLFHKDQHYVIQDGEVVIVDEFTGRLMSGRRWSEGLHQAIEAKEGVEIKRENQTLASITFQNYFRLYEKLSGMTGTADTEAFEFQSIYGLETVIIPTNRPMQRKDFNDQIFRTAEEKYEAVINDIQACFDKGQPVLVGTTSIENSELVSELLTKAGLPHNVLNAKEHEREALIVAQAGKPGMITVATNMAGRGTDIVLGGNVKHQSDAIRADENLSDEEKQIRITKLENGWEADHKKVLAAGGLHIIGTERHESRRIDNQLRGRAGRQGDPGSSRFYLSFEDPLLRLFALDRAAAILNRLAPERGVAIEHSMLTRQIEGAQRKVEGRNFDMRKQVLEYDDVANDQRKVIYYYRNTILTNQNVSELAKEIREEVISNLVDMHMPPDSMEEQWDIPALEAQLAGDFRLQADIQGWLKANNTLDNQDIKERLLAQVEKEYAEKTEIVGQQMMRDFERNVMLQVIDNNWREHLSAMDHLRQGIHLRSYAQKNPKQEYKREAFIMFEHLWNGIKQNVASLLVAVQIEHGDDIVAENEPQEPTNVQAVHSGAPAMEDILGESRDDLATEAFDPTGNDFSPEVLAEQGRVVHRNDLCPCGSGLKYKHCHGKLS; encoded by the coding sequence ATGCTTACCAACTTAGCCAAAAAAGTCTTCGGCAGCCGGAACGACCGACTGCTCAAACAATACCGTAAAACCGTTGCGAAAATCAATGCGCGCGAAACCGAAATGCAGGCTTTGAGCGACGAAGCCCTCCAAGCAAAAACTGCCGAATTCAAAGAACGCCTCGCCAAAGGCGAAACCTTAGACGACATTCTCGAAGAAGCCTTTGCCGTCTGCCGCGAAGCCAGCCGCCGTGTATTGGGTATGCGCCATTTCGACGTACAACTTATCGGCGGTATGGTACTGCATAACGGCAAAATCGCCGAGATGCGCACGGGCGAAGGTAAAACGCTCGTAGCCACCCTCGCCGTTTACCTGAATGCCCTCAACGGCAAAGGCGTGCATGTCGTTACCGTCAACGATTACCTTGCCGCTCGCGACGCAGGCATCATGGAACCGCTTTATAACTTCTTGGGCTTGACTGTCGGTGTCATCATCAGCGACATGCAGCCTTTCTTCCGGCAAACCGCCTACAATGCCGACATTACCTATGGCACCAACAACGAATTCGGTTTCGACTACTTGCGCGACAATATGGTTACCGACCAATACGACAAAGTACAGCGTGATTTGGCCTTTGCCGTAGTCGATGAAGTCGACTCGATTTTGATCGACGAAGCACGTACCCCGTTGATTATTTCAGGGCAAGCCGATGACAACGTGCAACTTTACCAAACCATGGACAAAGTACCCTTGCGCCTAAGCCGTCAAGAAACCGAAGAAGGCGAAGGTGATTATTGGGTGGATGAAAAAGGCCACACCGTTATCTTGAGCGAAGCAGGGCACGAGCATGCCGAAGATATTCTGGCTGAAATGGGGTTACTGCAGGAAGGCGATTCCCTCTATTCAGCCGCCAATATCATGCTGATGCACCATTTGATGGCTGCCCTGCGTGCGCATACCCTGTTCCATAAAGACCAGCATTATGTGATTCAAGACGGCGAAGTCGTGATTGTGGACGAATTCACTGGCCGTCTGATGTCCGGCCGCCGTTGGTCCGAAGGTCTCCATCAGGCCATAGAAGCCAAAGAAGGGGTGGAAATCAAACGCGAAAACCAAACACTGGCTTCAATCACGTTCCAAAACTATTTCCGCCTGTATGAAAAACTCTCCGGCATGACCGGTACGGCAGACACCGAAGCCTTCGAGTTCCAAAGCATTTACGGCTTGGAAACGGTAATCATCCCGACCAACCGTCCGATGCAGCGCAAAGATTTCAACGACCAAATTTTCCGTACTGCCGAAGAAAAATACGAAGCCGTTATCAACGATATCCAAGCCTGCTTCGATAAGGGCCAACCCGTGCTTGTCGGTACCACCAGCATTGAAAACTCTGAGTTGGTTTCCGAGCTGCTTACCAAAGCCGGTTTGCCGCACAACGTACTGAATGCCAAAGAACATGAACGCGAAGCCTTAATCGTGGCCCAAGCCGGCAAACCCGGCATGATTACCGTGGCTACCAACATGGCAGGCCGTGGTACCGACATCGTGTTGGGCGGTAACGTCAAACATCAAAGCGATGCCATCCGTGCCGATGAAAACCTGAGCGACGAAGAAAAGCAAATCCGCATCACCAAACTGGAAAACGGCTGGGAAGCCGATCACAAAAAAGTGTTGGCCGCAGGCGGTCTGCATATTATCGGTACCGAACGCCACGAAAGCCGACGCATCGACAACCAATTGCGCGGCCGTGCCGGTCGTCAAGGCGACCCCGGTTCCAGCCGTTTCTACCTCTCGTTTGAAGACCCGCTATTACGCCTCTTCGCACTCGATCGTGCCGCAGCCATTCTTAACCGTCTTGCTCCCGAACGCGGCGTAGCCATCGAACACAGCATGCTTACCCGCCAAATCGAAGGCGCACAGCGCAAAGTGGAAGGCCGCAACTTTGATATGCGGAAACAAGTATTGGAGTATGACGACGTTGCCAATGACCAACGTAAAGTTATCTACTACTACCGCAACACCATTTTAACCAATCAAAATGTGAGCGAACTGGCAAAAGAAATCCGCGAAGAAGTTATCAGCAACTTGGTCGACATGCACATGCCGCCCGACAGCATGGAAGAGCAATGGGATATCCCTGCGCTGGAAGCCCAGCTTGCAGGTGATTTCCGTTTACAGGCCGATATCCAAGGCTGGTTGAAAGCCAACAATACTTTGGATAATCAAGACATCAAAGAGCGTTTGCTTGCCCAAGTGGAAAAAGAATACGCCGAAAAAACAGAAATCGTCGGCCAACAGATGATGCGCGATTTTGAACGCAACGTGATGCTTCAGGTTATCGATAACAACTGGCGCGAACACCTTTCTGCCATGGATCATTTGCGCCAAGGTATCCATCTACGCAGTTATGCTCAGAAAAATCCCAAACAGGAATACAAACGCGAAGCCTTTATCATGTTTGAACACCTGTGGAACGGCATCAAGCAGAACGTTGCTTCCCTGCTCGTCGCCGTACAGATTGAGCATGGTGATGACATCGTTGCTGAGAACGAGCCCCAAGAACCTACCAATGTACAGGCTGTCCATTCTGGTGCGCCGGCTATGGAAGATATATTGGGCGAATCGCGTGATGATTTGGCTACCGAGGCTTTCGATCCTACCGGCAATGATTTCAGCCCGGAAGTATTGGCTGAACAAGGCCGCGTTGTGCACCGCAACGATTTGTGCCCATGCGGCAGCGGTTTGAAATACAAACATTGCCACGGCAAATTAAGCTGA
- a CDS encoding lysine exporter LysO family protein, translating to MNSLITLLSVLIPLFLGFFIRIPKAYLPAVDKILGWLVYIILILIGVSLARVENLGAQIDMILSAAVLLFVCVIGMNLWVLLWFDRRHPWQVEGSGKKAHISIAGSVRQLGCVVLGFVLGKVMHAYWLPPEHTGTYCLMLMVLLVGIQLSSGGITLRQVLINKRGVQTSLLITLSSLAGGLLFAAMMPQVSWSKGLALASGFGWYSLSGIVMTEAYGPVWGSVALLNDLSREFFALVFIPILMRRHPSAAVGAGGATSLDFTLPVIQSSGGLQVVPLAISFGFIINVIAPFLMVVFSALNF from the coding sequence ATGAACAGCCTGATTACTTTACTTTCGGTATTGATTCCGCTTTTTCTCGGTTTTTTCATCCGCATCCCCAAAGCCTATTTACCTGCAGTGGATAAAATTTTGGGCTGGCTGGTGTATATCATTTTGATTTTAATCGGGGTGTCGTTGGCTAGGGTAGAAAACTTGGGCGCACAAATCGACATGATTCTCAGCGCTGCAGTATTGTTGTTCGTGTGCGTTATCGGCATGAATTTGTGGGTGTTGCTGTGGTTTGACCGCCGCCATCCATGGCAGGTCGAAGGCAGCGGTAAAAAAGCCCACATCAGCATTGCAGGCAGTGTCAGGCAGTTGGGCTGTGTGGTGTTGGGCTTTGTGCTTGGTAAAGTAATGCATGCTTATTGGCTGCCGCCCGAACATACCGGCACATACTGTTTGATGTTGATGGTGCTGTTGGTCGGCATCCAGTTGAGCAGCGGCGGGATTACTTTGCGGCAGGTTTTGATTAATAAGCGCGGGGTGCAGACTTCATTGCTGATTACATTGTCTTCGTTAGCCGGCGGGCTGCTGTTTGCGGCGATGATGCCTCAAGTGTCTTGGAGCAAGGGATTGGCGCTGGCTTCGGGATTCGGCTGGTATTCGCTTTCCGGTATTGTGATGACCGAAGCCTACGGGCCGGTATGGGGCAGTGTGGCGTTGTTGAACGATTTGTCCCGCGAGTTTTTCGCTTTGGTATTCATTCCTATTCTGATGCGCCGCCATCCGAGTGCGGCGGTGGGAGCGGGCGGTGCGACCAGTTTGGATTTCACGCTGCCGGTTATTCAGAGTTCCGGCGGTTTGCAGGTAGTGCCGCTGGCCATCAGTTTCGGTTTCATCATCAACGTGATTGCCCCGTTCCTGATGGTGGTTTTTTCTGCTTTGAATTTTTAA
- a CDS encoding glutathione S-transferase → MMKLWYSTTSPYVRKVRAVAAYHGLEGKIELMQVTSSFDINSPHNQDNPLGRIPALQADDGEWFYNSNVIAEYLDSIGQNGSLYPQNEERWKVLNIHALAEGIMENTLPMIAEKMRRPENEWWTERHQQIKDRNAKTLAVLAEQLKPFGTQLNIGTLNAACVIEFVLFLNHITEVASLPCIAGLKEWQEEMNRLYPCLSETKPYISN, encoded by the coding sequence ATGATGAAACTTTGGTATTCCACCACCAGCCCTTATGTACGCAAAGTCCGTGCAGTTGCCGCATATCACGGTTTGGAGGGCAAGATCGAATTGATGCAGGTAACTTCTTCGTTCGACATCAATTCCCCACATAATCAAGACAATCCCCTCGGCCGTATACCGGCTTTGCAGGCAGACGACGGAGAATGGTTCTACAACAGTAACGTTATTGCCGAATATCTCGATTCGATCGGTCAGAACGGCAGCCTGTACCCGCAAAATGAAGAGCGTTGGAAAGTATTGAACATTCATGCTCTGGCGGAAGGCATCATGGAAAACACGTTGCCGATGATTGCTGAGAAAATGCGCCGTCCCGAAAACGAATGGTGGACCGAGCGGCACCAACAGATCAAAGACCGCAATGCTAAAACTCTGGCTGTTTTAGCAGAGCAGCTGAAGCCGTTCGGCACGCAGCTCAATATCGGAACATTGAATGCGGCTTGCGTGATTGAATTTGTCTTGTTCTTAAACCACATCACCGAAGTAGCAAGCCTGCCGTGTATAGCCGGTTTGAAAGAGTGGCAGGAAGAAATGAACCGCCTGTATCCCTGCTTGTCTGAAACTAAACCCTATATTTCCAATTAA
- the trmA gene encoding tRNA (uridine(54)-C5)-methyltransferase TrmA, with protein MKSPAYRRQLNEKINYINTLFGHLNTPELEVFESPEQHYRMRAEFRVWHEGEEIFYAMFERGQKASGASLVRCDRFPPAYTSINELMPKLIEAVNNRPVLKNRWYQVEFLATLSGEMLVTMIYHKKLDDEWKAAAENLQKELNIRIIGRSKGQKIVLCRDFVTEKLHVGDRDFVYRQIEGSFTQPNAKVCEKMLEWACGAAQGSSGDMLELYCGNGNFTLPLAQYFRRVLATEVSKTSVNAALWNMEANQADNIKIARLSAEEFTEAYIGGREFRRLQEQGIVLADYVFSTIFVDPPRAGVDEETLKLVSRFDRVIYISCNPETLRDNLDTLCRTHEIRRMALFDQFPFTHHIESGVLLVKKAV; from the coding sequence ATGAAAAGCCCTGCTTATCGCCGACAGTTAAACGAAAAAATAAATTACATCAATACTTTGTTTGGGCATCTCAATACGCCGGAATTGGAGGTCTTCGAGTCGCCGGAACAACATTACCGCATGCGTGCCGAGTTTCGAGTGTGGCATGAAGGCGAAGAGATTTTTTACGCCATGTTCGAGCGGGGTCAAAAAGCAAGCGGAGCCTCTTTAGTGCGTTGCGACCGCTTCCCGCCTGCCTATACTTCCATCAACGAATTAATGCCGAAACTGATCGAAGCAGTAAACAACCGGCCGGTGTTGAAAAACCGTTGGTATCAGGTGGAATTTCTGGCTACTTTGAGCGGCGAAATGCTGGTTACCATGATTTACCATAAAAAATTGGATGATGAGTGGAAAGCAGCGGCGGAAAATCTGCAAAAGGAGTTGAATATCCGCATTATCGGTCGTAGCAAAGGGCAGAAAATCGTACTTTGCCGAGATTTTGTTACCGAGAAGCTGCATGTGGGCGACCGTGATTTTGTTTACCGTCAAATCGAAGGCAGCTTTACCCAGCCAAATGCAAAAGTATGTGAAAAAATGCTGGAGTGGGCATGCGGTGCGGCGCAAGGTTCGAGCGGCGATATGTTGGAACTTTATTGCGGCAACGGTAACTTTACTTTGCCTTTAGCGCAATATTTCCGACGGGTGTTGGCAACCGAAGTTTCCAAAACATCGGTTAATGCTGCGTTATGGAATATGGAGGCAAATCAGGCTGACAATATAAAAATCGCACGGTTGTCGGCGGAAGAGTTTACCGAAGCCTATATCGGAGGCCGAGAATTCCGCCGCCTTCAGGAACAAGGCATCGTGTTGGCTGATTATGTGTTTTCCACAATTTTCGTCGATCCTCCGCGTGCCGGTGTGGATGAAGAAACGCTGAAATTGGTAAGCCGGTTCGACCGAGTGATTTATATTTCGTGTAATCCCGAAACCCTACGCGATAACCTCGATACGCTCTGCCGAACGCATGAAATCCGCCGTATGGCATTGTTTGACCAATTTCCCTTTACGCACCATATTGAAAGCGGTGTGTTATTGGTTAAAAAGGCCGTCTGA
- a CDS encoding DciA family protein, with protein MDLLHLGKKDSRLLNLLQQSQQWRRLDTRLKQIMPANLRAYFQVACIEDGCLIILAANNMASSRLRMIVPSLLPQIQNLKSDITDVRIKVVPKQPVKVRVNSLQLSSAAAARFLESAEQLEHHPKLAEALHNLAKKHGKL; from the coding sequence ATGGATTTGCTGCATTTGGGTAAGAAAGACAGCCGTTTGCTAAACCTGTTGCAACAGTCGCAACAATGGCGTAGGCTGGATACCCGGCTCAAACAGATTATGCCCGCTAATCTACGGGCGTATTTTCAAGTGGCCTGTATCGAAGACGGTTGCTTGATTATTTTGGCAGCGAACAATATGGCTTCTTCGCGTTTGCGTATGATTGTGCCCAGCTTGCTGCCGCAAATTCAAAACCTTAAAAGTGATATTACCGATGTGCGTATTAAGGTGGTGCCGAAACAGCCGGTGAAAGTGCGCGTTAATAGTTTGCAGTTGAGTAGTGCAGCGGCAGCAAGGTTTTTGGAATCTGCCGAGCAGTTGGAACATCATCCTAAATTAGCGGAAGCTTTGCACAATTTGGCTAAGAAACACGGTAAATTGTAA
- the azu gene encoding azurin: MKVYLALISAAVLSLAACSQESSAPAQSEPAAEAPAPATSEAAPEAAPEAPAASEAAPVAAADEKCAVVVDSDDAMKYNMSEINISKTCQEFSITLKHVGKLPKAAMGHNIVIAKTEDVDDVAKDGASVGPDGGFLKAGDERVIAHTKLIGGGEEDTVKVDVSKFAAGNKYEFFCSFPGHISLMRGTINLVE; this comes from the coding sequence ATGAAAGTTTATTTAGCTCTGATTTCTGCCGCTGTTCTCAGTTTGGCGGCTTGTTCCCAAGAATCTTCTGCACCTGCTCAAAGCGAACCTGCTGCTGAGGCCCCGGCTCCTGCCACGTCCGAGGCTGCGCCTGAAGCTGCACCGGAAGCGCCTGCTGCTTCTGAAGCAGCTCCTGTTGCGGCAGCTGATGAGAAATGCGCCGTGGTGGTCGATTCCGACGATGCAATGAAATACAACATGTCTGAAATCAACATCAGCAAAACATGTCAGGAATTCAGCATTACCTTAAAACATGTGGGTAAATTGCCGAAAGCGGCGATGGGTCACAATATTGTGATTGCCAAAACCGAAGATGTGGACGATGTGGCTAAAGACGGTGCGAGTGTCGGCCCTGACGGTGGTTTCCTGAAAGCCGGCGATGAGCGTGTGATTGCCCATACCAAATTGATCGGTGGCGGTGAAGAAGACACTGTTAAAGTAGATGTCAGCAAATTTGCTGCGGGTAACAAATATGAATTCTTCTGCTCGTTCCCCGGCCATATCTCTTTAATGCGCGGTACTATAAATTTGGTTGAGTAA
- a CDS encoding NADP-dependent malic enzyme gives MDDLIKEAALHFHEYPNPGKIQVAPTKPLATQYDLSLAYSPGVAAPCMEIHNDPLASYKYTARGNLVAVISNGTAVLGLGNIGALAGKPVMEGKGVLFKKFAGIDVFDIEVNETDPDKLVDIIASLEPTFGGINLEDIKAPECFYIEQKLRERCNIPVFHDDQHGTAIITAAAVLNGLRLINKNIADATLVCSGAGAAAIACLNLLVALGMKRENITVCDSKGVIYQTREDKDRMDESKKHYAIPDNGQRVLADAVSGKDIFLGLSGPNVLSPDMLKTMNADPIVLALANPTPEIWPPEAKAARPDVIIGTGRSDFPNQVNNVLCFPFIFRGALDVGATTINEEMKLACVRAIADLAMAESNDVVAGAYGDAELSFGPEYLIPKPFDPRLIATIAPAVAQAAMDSGVASRPIEDMDAYVEKLNQFVYKSSLFMKPVFTQAKKDVKRVVLAEGEDERVLHAAQQIASQKLAFPVLVGRTTVIESRLQQLGLTIQAGKDFELIDNENNPHYEESWKEYYNLLKRQGVTEEMARRRMLANTTLIGALMVRLGHADALVCGTVGRYRDHFKIMEEVIGYNNADHYAFAMNALIINNNNFFIADTYVNANPTAEQLAQGTLMCAKEMQRFGITPKVALLSNSNYGTIDKPESRKMQEALRIIQAQKPDLEIDGEMQGDVAMDEGMRKQIFPETSLKGSANLLVMPNVEAANISYNLLRVSSPNAITIGPILVGLNKPVHIITPISTVRRIVNMVALAAVDAQRQ, from the coding sequence ATGGATGATTTAATTAAAGAAGCCGCCTTACACTTCCACGAATATCCCAATCCCGGCAAAATCCAAGTTGCCCCTACCAAACCGCTGGCCACCCAATATGATCTTTCCCTCGCTTATTCCCCGGGCGTAGCCGCCCCTTGCATGGAAATCCATAATGATCCTCTGGCCTCTTACAAATACACCGCCCGCGGCAATCTGGTTGCCGTGATTTCCAACGGCACGGCCGTGTTGGGTTTGGGTAATATCGGTGCGCTGGCAGGCAAGCCAGTAATGGAAGGCAAGGGCGTATTGTTCAAAAAATTCGCCGGTATCGACGTATTCGATATCGAAGTTAATGAAACCGACCCAGACAAACTGGTCGACATTATCGCTTCGTTGGAACCGACTTTCGGCGGTATCAATCTCGAAGACATCAAAGCGCCCGAATGTTTCTACATCGAGCAAAAGCTGCGCGAGCGGTGCAATATCCCCGTATTCCACGACGACCAGCACGGCACGGCGATTATTACCGCCGCGGCCGTCTTAAACGGTTTGCGCCTGATTAACAAAAACATCGCCGATGCCACTTTGGTTTGTTCCGGTGCCGGTGCGGCTGCAATCGCCTGTTTGAATTTGTTGGTTGCTTTGGGGATGAAGCGCGAAAACATTACCGTTTGCGATTCCAAAGGCGTGATTTACCAAACGCGCGAAGACAAAGACCGCATGGACGAATCGAAAAAACATTACGCTATTCCCGACAACGGCCAGCGCGTATTGGCAGATGCGGTGAGTGGCAAAGATATTTTCCTCGGTTTGTCCGGTCCCAACGTTTTGAGCCCCGACATGCTCAAAACCATGAATGCCGACCCTATCGTACTGGCATTGGCCAACCCCACGCCGGAAATCTGGCCGCCTGAAGCCAAAGCCGCACGCCCTGACGTGATTATCGGCACCGGACGTTCCGACTTCCCCAATCAAGTCAACAACGTATTGTGCTTCCCGTTTATTTTCCGCGGTGCGCTGGATGTGGGCGCAACCACCATTAACGAAGAAATGAAACTCGCGTGCGTGCGTGCGATTGCCGATTTGGCGATGGCTGAATCCAATGATGTTGTGGCCGGTGCATATGGCGATGCGGAGTTGAGCTTCGGCCCTGAATACCTGATTCCCAAACCTTTCGACCCGCGCCTGATCGCCACGATTGCTCCGGCGGTTGCCCAAGCGGCGATGGATTCCGGTGTCGCTTCCCGCCCGATTGAAGACATGGATGCTTACGTAGAGAAGCTGAACCAGTTTGTTTACAAATCCAGCTTGTTCATGAAACCGGTGTTCACACAGGCGAAAAAAGACGTGAAACGCGTGGTGTTGGCCGAGGGTGAAGACGAGCGCGTGCTGCATGCGGCGCAACAGATTGCCTCGCAAAAACTGGCTTTCCCCGTTTTAGTGGGCCGCACGACGGTAATTGAAAGCCGTTTGCAGCAGTTGGGTTTAACCATTCAGGCGGGCAAGGATTTCGAGCTTATCGACAATGAAAACAACCCGCATTATGAAGAATCGTGGAAAGAATATTACAACCTGCTTAAGCGCCAAGGCGTTACTGAAGAAATGGCACGCCGCCGCATGTTGGCCAACACTACATTGATAGGAGCGCTGATGGTGCGTTTGGGGCATGCCGACGCATTGGTGTGCGGCACGGTAGGCCGTTACCGCGACCATTTCAAAATCATGGAGGAAGTGATCGGTTACAACAATGCCGATCATTACGCTTTCGCTATGAATGCCTTGATTATCAACAATAATAACTTCTTCATCGCCGATACCTACGTTAACGCCAACCCGACGGCCGAACAGTTGGCACAGGGCACATTGATGTGTGCCAAAGAAATGCAGCGTTTCGGCATCACCCCGAAAGTGGCGCTGCTTTCCAACTCCAATTACGGCACTATCGATAAGCCGGAAAGCAGAAAAATGCAGGAAGCCCTCAGAATCATTCAGGCCCAGAAACCCGATTTGGAAATCGACGGCGAAATGCAGGGCGACGTGGCAATGGATGAAGGCATGCGTAAACAGATTTTCCCCGAAACCTCGCTCAAAGGTTCGGCCAATCTGCTGGTTATGCCCAACGTTGAAGCCGCCAACATCAGCTACAACCTGTTACGCGTTTCGTCCCCGAACGCCATTACCATCGGCCCGATTTTGGTAGGCTTGAATAAGCCCGTTCATATCATCACACCGATTTCAACTGTGCGCCGTATCGTTAATATGGTGGCTCTGGCCGCCGTGGATGCGCAACGCCAATAA